The Plasmodium vivax scf_4739 genomic scaffold, whole genome shotgun sequence DNA window aacaaaatgtatttatatcaAATTCTAttactaaatatattacCTATACTagtttatattaaaaatttctttacagaagcaaatatattcttttctattcattttaccttttccagcttttaatttttcatattttacaaCTTTAATGGAGGTGTAAAGAAtagttaatataaatataatgcaATATGGTatgaaaaatgcacaacTTAAATCAGGTATTATATATTGCAAATCCTGTAGACTCGTTTGTGATACTTTCACATTAGCCCAATCTAATATAGGAACTATTGATCCAAgcaaacaaaataaagaaaagaaaataattttatatccatatttcttaattattatatttttaaaagtttttttatca harbors:
- a CDS encoding variable surface protein Vir35, truncated, putative (encoded by transcript PVX_041190A; Truncated due to end of contig.) — protein: KNTYAKKKGLKKLDYYCERKIFNNIDKIYKLAENGNYDKKTFKNIIIKKYGYKIIFFSLFCLLGSIVPILDWANVKVSQTSLQDLQYIIPDLSCAFFIPYCIIFILTILYTSIKVVKYEKLKAGKGKMNRKEYICFCKEIFNIN